CAGGAGGATATCCAGGATGTCCAACTCCATTCTCGTCGTGGGCGGCGGCTTTGCAGGCCTTACTGCCGCCATCGAAGCGGCGGAACTGGGCCACGATGTGTATATCGTGGAAAAGTCGCCCTACCTGGGCGGCCGTGTGGCCCAGCTCAACAAATATTTCCCCAAACTCTGTCCCCCCTCCTGCGGTCTGGAAATCCAGTTCCAGCGCATCAGGAAGAATCCCCGCATCAAATTTTTCACCATGGCCGAAGTGACCAAGCTGGTCGGCTGCAAGGGTGACTACACCGCCACCGTGAGCATCAAGCCCCGCAAGGTGGCCGCCCACAACGTGGACTTCACCCTCCTTGCCTCCAGCCTGGAAGGCACCGTGCCCAACGAGTTCGATTTCGGGCTGTCCCGGCGCAAGGCCCTGTACAAGTCCATGCCTTTCGCCTTCCCCAACCGCTTCGTGCTGGATACCGACGCCCTGAGCAAGGCTGACGCCGCCCGCGTCGCCGGCCAGAAGTTCCTGGACCAGAACGAGCCCGCCCGCGAGATCGAGCTCAATGTGGGCGCCATCGTGGTGGCCACCGGCTGGAAGCCCTACGACGTCACCAACCTGGCCAACCTGGGCGCCGGCAAGGTCAAGAACTGCGTCACCAACATGCAGCTCGAACGCCTGGCCTCCCCCTTCGGCCCCACCGGCGGCAAGATCGTCCGTCCCACCGACGGCCGCCGTCCCAAGCGCATCGCCTTCGTGCAGTGCGCCGGTTCCCGTGACCAGAACCAC
This is a stretch of genomic DNA from Desulfovibrio piger. It encodes these proteins:
- a CDS encoding CoB--CoM heterodisulfide reductase iron-sulfur subunit A family protein — protein: MSNSILVVGGGFAGLTAAIEAAELGHDVYIVEKSPYLGGRVAQLNKYFPKLCPPSCGLEIQFQRIRKNPRIKFFTMAEVTKLVGCKGDYTATVSIKPRKVAAHNVDFTLLASSLEGTVPNEFDFGLSRRKALYKSMPFAFPNRFVLDTDALSKADAARVAGQKFLDQNEPAREIELNVGAIVVATGWKPYDVTNLANLGAGKVKNCVTNMQLERLASPFGPTGGKIVRPTDGRRPKRIAFVQCAGSRDQNHLNYCSYICCMATLKQCQYICEQYPETQISVFYIDLRAPGRYVKVLDKVKAAPNVRFIKGKVADVAQAADDNVTVTVEDAIRGEKLHLDYDMVVLATGMQPSLATDSLPLPLPLDEDGFVMGGEEAGIFAAGCARMPLDVMRTAQSGTAAALKAVQTVKGR